The Nocardioides marmorisolisilvae genomic interval GGCGACGACCGCGGCGACGTCGTCGTGGGAGCGCACCCGCACCATGGCGATCAGGTCGATCTGCCCGGTCACCGAGTAGACCTCGCTGACTCCGTCGAGCGCGGCGATCGCCTCGGCCACCTCGGGGATTCGGGCGACGTCGGCCTTCACGAAGACGATGGCGGTGATCATGGGCCAACCGTAGCCGGATCAGCGGGCGGGCCGATGCACCGGCGCGAGCTCGCGACGCTCGTCGAACGGCACCAGGCTGCGTCGGGATACCTCGACGGCGTCGTGCAGCGCGAGATGTCGCGCCG includes:
- a CDS encoding Lrp/AsnC family transcriptional regulator, which codes for MITAIVFVKADVARIPEVAEAIAALDGVSEVYSVTGQIDLIAMVRVRSHDDVAAVVADQLNKVAGVLETETHIAFRAYSRHDLESAFSLGLD